Genomic window (Haloarcula limicola):
AGAAAACAGAATAACAGCCATATGTCTGTTTGTCTTTTCGGGACCGCGCCTCAGTTCAGTCGAAAACAATCATCGGTGTCCAGAGTTCCGAGCAAATTCGAAATCATACACACACAAACGTGTACCTTTATCTGAGACAGTCCACGAAGCTGGGAGTGTAGCTCACAATGTCAAGTAACGACACCGCGGACACGCTCCGCGCGTATCTGACCTCCGTCAAGGAGGATCTGATGACCGGCGTATCGTTCATGATACCCTTCGTCACCATCGGGGGGATCTTCCTCGCTCTCGCGTACGCGGTGGGAGATACGCAGACAGTATTCGAGAACACCGGCTCCGCCGGCTGGTTCCTGGCCCAGATCGGCACGGCCGGACTGACCATCATGGTGCCCATCCTCGGCGGGTATATCGCCTACGCGATAGCAGACCGCCCCGGGCTGGCACCGGGCTTCCTGCTGGCGTACCTGCTCCAGCAGGGGGCCGTCATCGAGCAGGCGGCCCTCGTCGTCGGCCTCTCGGGCGGGAGCTCGGGAGCCGGCTACCTCGGCGCGATCGTCGCCGGTCTCGTGGCCGGCTACGTCGCCCGCTGGTTCAAGAGCCGCGACGTGCCGGGCGTCATCCAACCGATGATGCCGGTGCTCATCATCCCGGTGGCGACGATGGCCGTCGCCGCGCCGCTCCTGCTGTTCGTGCTGGGCGTCCCGGTCGCCATCGCCAACCAGAGCCTGACGACGTTCCTCGAGACGATGCAGGGCGGGCAGGCCATCGTCGTCGGCCTGATCCTCGGGGGGATGATGGCCGCGGACATGGGCGGCCCCATCAACAAGGTCGCCTACGTCTTCGCGACCGGCCTCATCACCGAGGGCATCTATGCGCCGATGGCCGCCGTCATGATCGGTGGGATGGTCCCGCCGATCGGAATGGCGCTCTCGAACTTCATCGCGCCCCACAAGTACGAGGCGGAGATGTACGAGAACGCCAAGAGCGGCATCCCGCTCGGGCTCGCCTTCATCACCGAGGGCGCGATCCCCTACGGCGCGGCCGACCCGCTCCGGGTCATCCCCTCGGTCGTCTCCGGGAGCGCCATCGCCGGCGCGATGTCGATGGCGCTGGGCGTGACGATGCCCGCCCCCCACGGCGGCGTCTTCGTCGTCCTGCTGTCGAACAAGCCGCTGCTGTTCCTCGCCTCGCTCCTGGTCGGGACGCTGGTCACGGCGGCCGTCGCCACGCTCATCAAGCCCGACTTCGAGGAGCGCATCAACGCCGAGACGAGCTCGCAGAGCACGCAGCCGACCAACAACTGAACCGCTGAACGACCCCACATCGACACCGCTACACACCAATGTCAGACGCTATCAGTCAGACCGACATCGACGAGTTGATCCCGGCGAGCCACATCTCGCTGTCCGAACCGCCCGCCGAGAAGGACGCCTGCATCGAACACTTACTCGACCTGCTGGTCGACGCCGGCCGCGTCGACGACCGAGAGGCGGCCCTCGACGCGCTGTTGGCCCGCGAAGCGGAGACGACCACCGGAGTGGGCATGGGCATCGGCATCCCGCACGCGAAGACCGACGCCGTCTCCCGCCCGTCGCTGGCGTTCGTCCGCTCCGAGGAGGGCATCGACTTCGGGTCGATGGACGACGAGCCCGCGACGCTGATATTCATGATCCTCGTCCCCGAATCGGGCGGCGAGGAGCACCTGAACATCCTCAGTTCGCTCTCGCGCGCCCTGATGCACGACGAGGTCCGCGAGCGGCTCCACGAGGCCGACGACGAGCGAGCCGTACAGGAGACGCTCCGGGAGGCCATCGCATGAGCCTCGAACGCACCGTCACGCTCGTCCCGGAGGCGGGACTGCACGCCCGTCCCGCGTCGGAGTTCGTCGAGGCCGTCAACGACCACGAGGCCGAGATATCCATCGGCCGCCCGGGCGAGGACCCCGTTCAGGCCAACAGCATGATCGCCGTCACGAGCCTCGGTATCGAACACGGTGACGAGGTCCACCTCGTCGCCGACGGCGAGGACGCCGAGGCCGCGCTGGACGAACTCGAACGGATACTGACCACGCCCGAGGAGGAAGCGGCGACCTGACGATGGCGGAACGCGAACTGCAGGGGACCGGCGCGACGCCCCGCTCCGGCGTCGGCACGGTCGTCTGGTACGGGCAAGACATCGAACTCCCCGACGCCGACGACGTGACGGTAGACGAGGCGGTCGAGCGCGACCGCTTCGCCGACGCAGTCGAGACGGCCCGCGCCGAACTGGAGACCGAACGCGAGGCGACCGCGGAGCGAGTCGGCGAGGAGGAGGCCGCCGTCTTCGACGCGCACGTCCAGTTCCTCGAAGACCCCGCCATCGAGGACGCCGTCGACACGGAGATCGCGGCGGGCGCACCCGCGCCGAACGCCGTCGACGCGGCCTTCGGCTCGCACATCGAGCAGTTCGAGGGGATGAACGGCCGGATGGCCGAGCGGGCGGACGACCTCCGAGACGTCCGGGACCGCCTGCTCCGCCTGCTGACCGACGGCGACCGCGTCGATCTCGCGGACCTGCCCGAGGGCAGCGTCGTCCTCGCCGAGCGACTGACGCCCAGCGACACGGCGCAGTTGGACCCCGATACCGTCGCCGGGTTCGCCACCGTGACCGGGGGCCGAACGTCCCACGCGGCCATCTTCGCCCGGTCGCTGGCGCTGCCGGCCGTCGTCGGCGTCGGCGATGAACTCGACGCTATCGAGACCGGAGCCGACGTCGTCGTCAACGGCGACGCCGGAACGCTCTTGATCGACCCCGACGAGGACGAGCGGTCGGCCGCCGCGACCGATTCCGGTGCCGACGTCGTCGAAGAGCGTGTCGAGACGACCGACGGCCGCGAGATCGAGGTCGCGGCGAACGTCGGGCGACCGGCGGAGCTGGGGCCGGCCGCCGACCGCGGCGCGGACGGCGTCGGCCTCTACCGGACCGAGTTCCTCTTCCTCGACCGGGAGTCGCCCCCTTCGGAGGACGAGCAGTACGAGGCCGTCCGCGAGGCGCTCGATACGTTCCCCGAGGGGCGCGTCGTCGTCCGCACGCTCGACATCGGCGGCGACAAGCGCATCCCCTACCTCGACTTGCCCGAGGAGGAGAACCCGTTCCTCGGCGAGCGCGGCGTCCGCCGCTCGCTCGGTCCGGACGCGGACCTATTCGTCACCCAGCTCCGCGCGCTCTTGCGGGCCGCGGCCGACGGCGAGGGCGACCTCGCGGTCATGTTCCCGCTCGTGGCCTCCATCGAGGAGCTGGAGGGCGCGCTCGACGCGCTCGACGACGCGGCGGCCGACCTAGACGACGCCGGCGTCGAGTACGAGCGACCCGAGGTCGGCGTGATGGTCGAGACGCCCAGCGCCGTCTTCGTCGCCGAGGAACTGGCCGCCCGCGTGGACTTCCTCTCCATCGGGACCAACGACCTCACGCAGTACGTGATGGCCGCCGACCGCGAGAACGAGCGCGTCGGCGACCTCCACGACCCGACGTATCCGGGCGTGGTGCGAGCCATCCACCGGACCGTCGAAGCGGCCCACGCGCGGGACGCGTGGGTCGGGATGTGTGGCGAGATGGCCGGCGACCCCGACCTGACCGAACTCCTGGTCGGCCTCGGGCTGGACGAACTCAGCATGAGCGCCGTCACCGTCCCCGACGTGAAGGCCGCCGTCAGCGAGACGTCGTACAGCACCGCGAGCGAGCGCGCCGAAGACGCTCGCAACGCCGCAACGCGCAGCGCAGTCACCAACTCACAACAATGAAATTCGTCGCAGTCACGTCCTGTCCGACCGGTATCGCACACAGCCAGATGGCCGCGGAGAACCTAGAGCAGACCGCGACCGAGATGGGCCACGACATCAGCGTCGAGGTCCAGGGCGCGATGGGCGCGGAGAACGAACTCTCCGCCGAGGACATCGAGGCCGCCGACGCCGCCATCGTCGCCGCCGACACCGCCGTCGACACGGCCCGCTTTGAGGGGATGCCTCTCGTTAAAGGCACCGTCAAGGACGCGGTCAACGACGTGGAGAGCCTGCTGAACCAGGCGATCGAGGCCGCCGACGGCGACGCCGAGACGGTAGCGACCGACACGACCGAGTCGACCGACGACTCCGGCGACGGCGGGAGCGGCGAGGAGCGAGAGCGCCGCGGCGGCGACCGCTCGAAGAGCCTCGGCGCGCGACTGAAGCGCCTCTTCAGCTAGCGTCGTCATCGGCGAGTTACACAGCGCGGAGAAGCGGAGAAATCGAGACGCAGACGGTAATTCGAGCCGCCGCACCGTCGCGATCGGTGCGGAGGATCGCGACGACGAACGGGAGCGAAATCAGATGCACAGAGCTGTTTTCGCGGTATTTTCGGGCGTTTAAGCGGTGCTTAAGCGACCGCTGGACCGCTGTTTTGCGTCGCCCCGCCGTCGCGCGTGACGAACGAGCGAGGCGACGACGCCGTTACCGCCTCGTCTACTCCGAGTCCTCGCCTCCCGCCGGTGCCGAGAGGAACGGAAGCACGGCCCGCTCGTTTGCGCTGTACGACAGCGCATTCGCCTGCGTCGTCCCCTCGGGAGCGACCATGTCGATGATATTCGGGTCCATCCGGTCGTCGCGGCCGCCGCCGAAGCGCCACTTCGACGCCGAGGCCGCGACCGGCCGAATACGGCCCGGGTCCGACCCCGACTGTCCCAGGAGCAGCGGCATCGTCTCCATCTCGGTCACGTCGCCGATAGTCTCCTTCGGGAACGAGACGGCGATGGCGTCGCGGTCGGCGTAGGCCGCGGCGCTGACCGCCTCGCTGGCGACCGACTCGCCGTTCGCGTCCTCGATCCGGGCGCGCCAGCCCTCCGCCCACACGCGGTAGTGGTACGGGGCCTCGAACTCGGCCCAGACGCCCTCTCTGGCGGTCGTCGTCGACGGAACGGTGCCGTCCGCACTCGGGTCGCGGAGGTAGATCTGCATCGTCTGGAACGAGAAGCCGTTGGGACCGCTCCACGGGTTGACGACCGACGTATCGAGGTAGTAGACGAACTGATAGCGGCCGTCGTCCTCGTACAGTTCGACGCCGGTCAGGTCGAAGGTGCCGTCGTCGAAGGTAGCGTTCGTCGGATACGTGTAGCTCCCCGGCCCGTGGTCGTCGCCCGCCGGGTCCTCCCACCGCTTCAAGAGCGTGCCGTTGAGGCCGTCCATCGAGAGGTATGGGATGGACGCCCGCGAGGACGCCGAGTACGACAGCGCGTCGCCCTGGCTCGTGCCCCGCGGCGTGACGAGGTCGATGACCTGCGGGTCGCTGCCGAGCGTCGAGTCGTCGCCGCTCCCGCCGCCGAAGCGGTACTGGTCCCGCGTGGCGTTCACGCGGCGGACGCCGCCGAGCCCGTAGCCGTCGTAGCCAAGCAGTAGCGGGACGAGTTCCATCTCGCCGAGCCGCCCATCGAAGGCGCTCTTCGGGACGCTCGCGGCGATGGTGTCCTGCGCCTCGACGGTGTAGACGACCACGTCGTCGGTGACGACGGAACCGTCGGACGTTTCCACGGCGGTCCGAATCGGGAGACCGCCCGTCTCCTTCGTCTCCGGCGGCGCGACGAGGCGGTACTGATACGGCGAGTCGAACGTCGCGTTGACCCCCTCCCGGGCCGCCGTGTCGCCCGAATCGGCGCTCGGGTCGCGGACGTACACCTGCGGGAACTGGAGCGAGTAGCCGTTGGCGAGCCCCCACGGGTTCTCGACGCCGCCGGCTATCTCCATCGTGAACGTGTAGCGGTCGCCGTCCTCGTAGACGCCGAAGGACGCGAGGTCGAACGCGCCGTCGTAGAACGGGTCCGCGGTCGGCGCGGTGTAGCTCCCCGGCCCGTGACCGTCCCCGGTCGGGTCGTCCCAGCGTTCGAGGAGCGTCCCGTACAGCCCCTCCGCGAACGTCGCGTACGGAATCGTCGCCGTCTCTGATCCGGTGTAGCCGAGCGCCTCGGCCTGACTCGTCCCGGACGGCACGACGGCGTCTATCACGTTCGGGTCGGTTCCCATCCGCGAGGCGTCGCCGGTACCGCCGCCGAAGTAGCGCGCGGCGTTCGACTCGTTCACCTGGCGGACGCCGCCCGCCCCTTCGGGGTCGTAGCCGAGCAGCAGCGGCGCGACCTGCCACGAGGTGAGCGAGCCGTCGATAGCGGACTTGGGCACGTCCACGCGAATCGAGCGGGTCGAGGGGCTGACGAACACGTCGCCGTCGGCGAGCGCTTCGCCGTCCGGCCCTTCGACTCTGGCTCCCCGCTCTCCGTCGGCGACGACTCGGCGGTGGTACGGCTGGCTC
Coding sequences:
- a CDS encoding PTS fructose transporter subunit IIC, giving the protein MSSNDTADTLRAYLTSVKEDLMTGVSFMIPFVTIGGIFLALAYAVGDTQTVFENTGSAGWFLAQIGTAGLTIMVPILGGYIAYAIADRPGLAPGFLLAYLLQQGAVIEQAALVVGLSGGSSGAGYLGAIVAGLVAGYVARWFKSRDVPGVIQPMMPVLIIPVATMAVAAPLLLFVLGVPVAIANQSLTTFLETMQGGQAIVVGLILGGMMAADMGGPINKVAYVFATGLITEGIYAPMAAVMIGGMVPPIGMALSNFIAPHKYEAEMYENAKSGIPLGLAFITEGAIPYGAADPLRVIPSVVSGSAIAGAMSMALGVTMPAPHGGVFVVLLSNKPLLFLASLLVGTLVTAAVATLIKPDFEERINAETSSQSTQPTNN
- a CDS encoding PTS sugar transporter subunit IIA; its protein translation is MSDAISQTDIDELIPASHISLSEPPAEKDACIEHLLDLLVDAGRVDDREAALDALLAREAETTTGVGMGIGIPHAKTDAVSRPSLAFVRSEEGIDFGSMDDEPATLIFMILVPESGGEEHLNILSSLSRALMHDEVRERLHEADDERAVQETLREAIA
- a CDS encoding HPr family phosphocarrier protein, whose amino-acid sequence is MSLERTVTLVPEAGLHARPASEFVEAVNDHEAEISIGRPGEDPVQANSMIAVTSLGIEHGDEVHLVADGEDAEAALDELERILTTPEEEAAT
- the ptsP gene encoding phosphoenolpyruvate--protein phosphotransferase encodes the protein MAERELQGTGATPRSGVGTVVWYGQDIELPDADDVTVDEAVERDRFADAVETARAELETEREATAERVGEEEAAVFDAHVQFLEDPAIEDAVDTEIAAGAPAPNAVDAAFGSHIEQFEGMNGRMAERADDLRDVRDRLLRLLTDGDRVDLADLPEGSVVLAERLTPSDTAQLDPDTVAGFATVTGGRTSHAAIFARSLALPAVVGVGDELDAIETGADVVVNGDAGTLLIDPDEDERSAAATDSGADVVEERVETTDGREIEVAANVGRPAELGPAADRGADGVGLYRTEFLFLDRESPPSEDEQYEAVREALDTFPEGRVVVRTLDIGGDKRIPYLDLPEEENPFLGERGVRRSLGPDADLFVTQLRALLRAAADGEGDLAVMFPLVASIEELEGALDALDDAAADLDDAGVEYERPEVGVMVETPSAVFVAEELAARVDFLSIGTNDLTQYVMAADRENERVGDLHDPTYPGVVRAIHRTVEAAHARDAWVGMCGEMAGDPDLTELLVGLGLDELSMSAVTVPDVKAAVSETSYSTASERAEDARNAATRSAVTNSQQ
- a CDS encoding PTS fructose transporter subunit IIB — encoded protein: MKFVAVTSCPTGIAHSQMAAENLEQTATEMGHDISVEVQGAMGAENELSAEDIEAADAAIVAADTAVDTARFEGMPLVKGTVKDAVNDVESLLNQAIEAADGDAETVATDTTESTDDSGDGGSGEERERRGGDRSKSLGARLKRLFS